DNA from Methylobacterium currus:
GGGGCTGAAAGGCGTTCGGGCGCGGCTCGCGCCCGACGGGCGCTCAGTGCGTGGTGACGGTCTCGGCCGCCCCGGTGGCGCGACGCCGCCGCGGGGCCGGCTTCGCCACGGTCTCGGCCACCTCGGCCACGGCCTTGGCGGCGGCAATCTTGGCCGCGGCCGGCTTGCGGGCCGACGGCTTGCGCACCGGCTTGGCGGCGGTCGCTTCCGCGGCGGCCGGCGCCTCGGTCACGGCCGGCAGCGCCTGCGCGGCCAGTTCCTGCTCGGCGAGACGCCAGTAATGCTCGTCGCGGCCCGGCGCCCGGCCGTCCCGCTCCCAAAGGGCGTAGGCCCGTTCACGGATGCTCGTCTCGAAGTGATCCATCCCGACCTCCTCGGTGTTCAGTTGAGCGGACCATCGCGGCTCATGGTTAAGGAAGCCCTAATCCGCGGATCCGGGGTCGGCCTGCGGCGGGGAGGGGGGGAGCCCGCGCCATCCTCCCCAAGCCGATACTCCCACGGCGCTTGCCCCTGGTCGCCGCCTCCGGCACACCGGCGCGGGCGCGAGCGGGTTTGGGCGGCGATGGCATTGGTGAAGAAGGCGAAGCTCGCGGCCCGGGACGGTGCGCCCGTGGCGCCGGAGGCGGGAGGGGCCTCCGCACCGTCCGCCCGGCAGGACCGGACCCGACAAGGGGCGGGTACGCGCCGGCAGAAGGCGACCGAGCGCCTGGGCGCCGCCACCGAGGAGCTGGCGGCCGGCGTCACCGAGGCCTCCGCGGCGGCCGAGGAGCTGCGCCGGGCCATGGAGCAGATCGCCGGCGGCGCCGAGGAGGCGGCCGGCGCGGCGCAGGAATCCCTCGCCGCGGTGGCGGCGATCGTCGGGCGCCTCGGCGAGGCGCGGGAGCGGGCCGACCTCTCGCGCCAGCGCACCGCCGCGTTCCAATCGGTGCTCGCGGAGGCCAGCGTCCAGGCGACTCAGTCGGTCGCGGCGATCGAGGCCGAAGCCGGGCGGCAGGCCGTCACGGTCGGCATCGTCGACGCGCTCGACCGCGGGGCGGCGAGCATCGGCGAGGTCACCGGCACGGTCGGGGAGATCGCGGACCAGACCGGTCTCCTCGCCCTCAACGCCGCCCTGGAGGCGGCCCGGGCCGGGGAGCACGGCCGCGGCTTCACCATCGTCGCCGACGAGGTGCGGGCGCTGGCCGAGACCGCGGAGGCCGGAGCCGGGGAGGTGCGCGAACGGGCCGAGGCGATCCGGGCCGAGA
Protein-coding regions in this window:
- a CDS encoding DUF2934 domain-containing protein is translated as MDHFETSIRERAYALWERDGRAPGRDEHYWRLAEQELAAQALPAVTEAPAAAEATAAKPVRKPSARKPAAAKIAAAKAVAEVAETVAKPAPRRRRATGAAETVTTH